A region of the Candidatus Zixiibacteriota bacterium genome:
TTGGTTGGTTCAGGTCGGTTTGCTGGTGGTTTTTATCGCTTTGGCTTTCCTCGGCATCAGAGGACGTGTCGGTCTGGCGCCGATCGACTGGGGAGCCGCTTATTTCAGCCGGAATGATTTCGTCAATCAACTTGCTCTGAACGGTCCCTATACCCTCGCTCGTAATGCCCTTGAACGCGGCGGTGATTTGCGCCTCGCTACGATGAAAGAATCCGAACGATTTCCTTTCGTCACACCTGATGAAGCGCTGGCAACGGTGCGAGAAATGCTCGATCAGCCGGGTGATCTATGGATCGCGCCGGACAGTAATCTTCAACGCATTTCGCACTCCAGCCGACCGTCCCTCCCGTTTCGTCCCAACCTGATTCTGCTCATCATGGAGAGCTGGTCCGGATCGACGACCGGCGTCCTTGGTTGTCCGTACAATCTCACCCCGAATTACGACCGCCTCGCCGAACAAGCGCACCTGTTCACGAATTTTTACGCCTCGGGAACACGAACCAGCTATGGTCTTTCGGCTACGATTGCCTCGTTCCCCTCGCTGCCGGGACGCTCTATCATGACTCGTTACGATGCCGTACATCCGTTTGTCACGCTCTCGGAATTACTTCATGAGCGCGATTATTACAACGTGTTCGCCTACGGCGGCGATATGGTCTTCGACAATATGCAGGGCTTTCTGCGTGAAAAGCGATATGATCGTTTTGTCGGTGAAAACTGGTTTGGCCGTGAGAACGAATTTTCCAAATGGGGTATCCCCGACCAGGTTGTGTTTGACAAGACGGAATACTTGGTCGACTCTCTCCCCCGTCCGTTCAACCTGACCGTGTTGAGTCTTTCCAATCATGAACCGTTCGATCTGCCGGATTCGAGCGTGCAGATGTTCTTCGACGATGCCGACAGTTCCAGAGTTTACAACGCCCAGCGCTACGCCGACTTCGCGCTGGGTCGTTTTCTCGACTGGTTTCAGAGCAGTCCGTTGCAGGACAGCACGATTCTGATTATAACCGCCGATCATTGCCGCTATCGCGCCGCCAACCTGATGCTCGATCCGGTGGTGTTTCGCATTCCGCTGTTGATTTATGCACCAATGCTTTGGAATGACTCCGGCGAGGTCGTGCCGACCTTCGGCTCACAAGTCGATATCCTGCCAACGGTCATGGGACTGATGGGGGGAACATACGAACATGAAAGCTGGGGGCGCGACCTGTTCCGCGTACCGGTTGACTCCGGGTTCGCCACGATCAACGGCAGTGACAGGATAGGATATATCGACCATCTTTTCTACTACATGGAACACCTGGGCCGGTCGATCAAGCTGTTCAATATCGACGTGCTCGATGATCCCTCGGCCGACGTATCGAGCGAGCACCCTGAGGAGTTTGAGGTGATGCAGGAGCGCGTTCGCCGTTACATGCAGGCGGCGGAAGATCAGAGCACGGTTTCTTTACCCTGATCCCGAACAAACAGAAAGCCCGGCCGGAGACCGGTCGGGCTGAATCATCGCATGGATGGAACAATGCTTATTTGTTGCCGATCGGCAGAGAAGCACCGACACAGACCTGAAGCATCATCGCCGACGGATCGGAAAATACGATGTGGAAGCGCGGTGCTACGAAACCGCTGATCTTCTCACCAAACTTCTTCGAGTACAGAATACCGCCGAAGATACCGAAATTGGAGTCATCACCACCGTAGAGGCCACCGCCGAAGTTCAGGTAGAAAGCTTTCTCCTCTTCGTACTGCATCACATACAGGGCATTGGCCAGAACGTTCAACTCAGTGGAACCATCACCACCGCTATATGAACCGTATACACCATAATCAGAGGTATAGTCATAACCATAGTGCTGCCAGCCGAGCTCGCCGCCGATCATTAATCTATCGGTCAGACCATAGTGGAACATCCCGCCAAAACCGATACCGGCACTGGTTTCGAGCTTATACCCTGGACCCTCAATGTCCTTGAAGGCATCGCCAAAGCCAAGGGCATAGCCGAGATAGATGCTGCCCATCATTTTGTCCTTCACGCTCTGCATACCCTGACCGGAAACAGACATGGCGAGGAACATTACTACTACCAGTGTTGTCAGAACATAACGCATCTGTATAATCCTTCCTGGATTCATTTGTGTTGAAACAGGTTTATTCTCTTTGGCTTATTTATTACACTAACTAATTATCGTACCACTCCTTACGGCAGTATTCCTCCTTTCAGTTGTAATTATTCTCAGAGTCGCCGGGAATAAAAAGCCATTCAATATCTGCTGTCAACAAGTACTTTTCCCCCTTCCTCATAATTGTAAAGGCAACAATTAAAAGACTTAAAATAAAACGGTTCAGGCAGATAGCGCCTGAACCGTAGACATAACCGAATCTCTATACGAGTAGAATTATTACTCCAGACTGCCTATCACAGCCTCGACTTCCGTCAGCAGTTCACCTGATTTAACTAGTTCTTTCATCGCCGTATGGTCGGGATAAAGCGGACGATCGACATCAAGGAAATCGACATGACGCCGCACCACCTCATGGGCTTTAGTCGTCCCGACACCGAACTTCCAATCGCGGAGATCAAGCGCCTGAGCAGCGGCCATCAACTCGATCCCGAGCACGCCGTTGGCGTTGTCGAGAATCTGGAAATTCTTGATAGCGGTGTTCATTCCCATCGAAACGAAATCCTCCTGATCGGCAGCGGCCGGGATCGACTGGATCGAGGCCGGTGCGGAAAGGATACGCTGCTCGACGATCTGCATGTCGGCCGTGTACTGCGAGAGCATCAGCCCGGAGAACATCCCCGCGCCCTTGGTCAGAAACGGCGGAAGACCGACGCTGAGAGCGGGATTGTTGAGACGGTTCATCCGGCGTTCCGACAAAACGCTGATCATAGTAATACAGGCGCCGGCCATATCCATCGGTACGGCCACCGGTGATCCCTGGAAGTTCGCGCCGGAAAGAGCCAGGTCTTCCTCCGGGAAAAATATCGGATTGTCTCCGACACCGTTAAGCTCGATTTCCACCTGCGAGCGAGCGTACGCGAGAGCGTCATGAGCCGCCCCGATAACCTGCGGAGTAGAACGCATGGAATAAGCATCCTGTACCTTGCATTTCATGCGTCCTTCGGCCAAATCACCTCCGGCTATCATTTTCCGAATCGCTGCCGCCGAGCGCACGGCTCCGGCAAATCCACGAACTTCATGAATCTTGGACGTATACGGTTTCATATTGGCTTTGAGGGCTTCAAGCGACAT
Encoded here:
- a CDS encoding LTA synthase family protein, coding for MNQSNSSNDVGNNRRLWLPQPFLFVLCVYLGGLVLFALDRITFLIVYRDQVQDAGLFEILTAFPVGVRFDQIIVLYILLPLLLTLPFLSLKNRIVAGVTRDYLTVLTAVVVLTMIVDLRFFHYFGTHLNFLAYQYLGDGDLAWDLILAEPHLWLYLAGWIIVVAVVRHLIGRLIRQVQPAPHHGSWLVQVGLLVVFIALAFLGIRGRVGLAPIDWGAAYFSRNDFVNQLALNGPYTLARNALERGGDLRLATMKESERFPFVTPDEALATVREMLDQPGDLWIAPDSNLQRISHSSRPSLPFRPNLILLIMESWSGSTTGVLGCPYNLTPNYDRLAEQAHLFTNFYASGTRTSYGLSATIASFPSLPGRSIMTRYDAVHPFVTLSELLHERDYYNVFAYGGDMVFDNMQGFLREKRYDRFVGENWFGRENEFSKWGIPDQVVFDKTEYLVDSLPRPFNLTVLSLSNHEPFDLPDSSVQMFFDDADSSRVYNAQRYADFALGRFLDWFQSSPLQDSTILIITADHCRYRAANLMLDPVVFRIPLLIYAPMLWNDSGEVVPTFGSQVDILPTVMGLMGGTYEHESWGRDLFRVPVDSGFATINGSDRIGYIDHLFYYMEHLGRSIKLFNIDVLDDPSADVSSEHPEEFEVMQERVRRYMQAAEDQSTVSLP
- a CDS encoding aromatic amino acid ammonia-lyase, encoding MSIVLNGSGLTVEKLVQIARHNEPVELAADALERIKRCRAMLEKKIEAREIMYGVNTGIGEFSEVVLDDEQVKQFQKYLIYNHAAGIGDPAPIEYVRGAMAARINVHAHGNSGCRPEITQTLVELLNKGVTPFVCQKGSVGACGDLAPMSQIALLMMGEGKAYYKGELLSGKEAMDRAGIPVPGLKARDGLATINGANVLTAMSAIFLYDANRWLKQAEIAASMSLEALKANMKPYTSKIHEVRGFAGAVRSAAAIRKMIAGGDLAEGRMKCKVQDAYSMRSTPQVIGAAHDALAYARSQVEIELNGVGDNPIFFPEEDLALSGANFQGSPVAVPMDMAGACITMISVLSERRMNRLNNPALSVGLPPFLTKGAGMFSGLMLSQYTADMQIVEQRILSAPASIQSIPAAADQEDFVSMGMNTAIKNFQILDNANGVLGIELMAAAQALDLRDWKFGVGTTKAHEVVRRHVDFLDVDRPLYPDHTAMKELVKSGELLTEVEAVIGSLE